A section of the Planctomicrobium piriforme genome encodes:
- a CDS encoding aminotransferase class V-fold PLP-dependent enzyme codes for MFQSRAARPLINEEYWHGKCYLNTAAEGLPLKACAQAVNRYLDDKSRGEPGRVRFWNEYERARRGAARLFSVPVDQIALVSSTTEALNTIAHAIDWRAGDEVVFTSVEFPSNIFPWVTLQERGVRLRIVHPGTSGVSVDEILEQINSRTRLVTVSQVSYATGQHIDPHPIWERVRNSETLLCVDATQAAARVPVDGRLADFTIASAFKWMNSIHGAAILSVSERALNGQLKGPAGWLSTASCFAADRLEQFHPRTDAQRYQAGMPNFDSVYALAAALDVHTPESVEFYQSALAPLVNRLCDGLSEMGLKVLVPSMAESRAGIVPFAWSEATQLRQQLAASDVFVQGDDGRIRAAIHWYNTLEHVERYLSVLKELLAGSHHRQLENAACSA; via the coding sequence ATGTTTCAATCTCGCGCTGCTCGGCCGTTGATCAATGAGGAATACTGGCACGGCAAGTGTTATCTCAACACGGCTGCCGAAGGGTTGCCGCTCAAGGCGTGTGCCCAGGCGGTCAACAGGTATCTCGACGACAAGTCACGCGGCGAACCGGGGCGAGTGCGTTTCTGGAATGAGTACGAACGTGCCCGTCGCGGCGCGGCCAGACTTTTCTCGGTTCCGGTCGATCAGATTGCTCTCGTCAGCAGCACCACCGAAGCGCTGAATACCATCGCCCATGCCATCGACTGGCGGGCAGGAGATGAGGTGGTCTTCACGTCGGTCGAATTTCCATCAAACATCTTTCCCTGGGTGACGCTGCAGGAACGGGGCGTCAGGCTGCGGATTGTTCACCCCGGCACGAGCGGCGTTTCTGTCGATGAAATTCTGGAACAGATCAACTCAAGAACGCGGCTCGTCACCGTCAGTCAGGTGAGCTACGCCACCGGGCAGCACATCGATCCGCACCCGATCTGGGAGCGGGTGCGAAATTCAGAGACCTTATTGTGCGTTGATGCCACTCAGGCGGCGGCGAGGGTACCCGTGGATGGCCGCCTGGCCGATTTCACCATTGCGAGCGCTTTTAAGTGGATGAACTCGATTCATGGCGCGGCGATTCTTTCGGTGAGCGAACGGGCACTGAACGGGCAATTGAAAGGCCCGGCCGGCTGGCTGTCGACGGCTTCGTGCTTCGCGGCGGATCGGCTGGAACAGTTTCATCCTCGCACGGATGCCCAGCGCTATCAGGCTGGCATGCCGAACTTCGATTCCGTCTATGCACTCGCGGCGGCGCTGGATGTGCATACGCCGGAGTCAGTGGAATTTTATCAATCGGCTCTGGCTCCGCTGGTGAACCGGTTATGCGACGGGCTGAGCGAGATGGGGCTCAAAGTTCTTGTGCCATCGATGGCAGAGAGTCGGGCCGGGATTGTGCCTTTTGCCTGGAGCGAAGCGACGCAATTGCGGCAACAACTGGCGGCCAGCGATGTGTTTGTTCAGGGAGATGACGGACGCATTCGGGCCGCAATTCACTGGTACAACACGCTTGAACACGTCGAACGGTATCTGTCGGTCTTGAAAGAGCTGCTGGCTGGCTCCCATCACCGTCAACTGGAGAACGCAGCCTGTTCTGCCTGA
- a CDS encoding M20 family metallopeptidase, with translation MILTTEVLDGSQSTLSLRDPVSLLQQLVAIPSVNPMGKDLTGPIYFEHGMTNWLIRFFQQLDIPYEVHEVSRGRCNVVARLDSPDAPSTVLLDAHQDTVPVDGMEIDPFKPVIRDGRLYGRGACDVKGGMAAMLAAFARLAQTRPSGAANVVMSCTCDEEYTATGAESLARHWLQSDLPDSLISSPPDLCIVAEPTDLHVVVAHRGVLRWKLRTLGRACHSSRPHEGRNAIYSMAQVLQVLQQYAEDLPRMSGSHPLCGTATLSVGRINGGTSVNIVPHECEIEIDRRLIPGEHPETVLADLNAYLHSRTNAEYEMLPAWIVAAPLADGDNHVWADRLLRQIAEVSGVREKQGAWYGTNASSFAAAGVPSIVYGPGSIAQAHTADEWIELTQLEQASETYYRFCTDPIEGVRGEGTGVREIQEMGSADGC, from the coding sequence ATGATCCTGACAACTGAAGTGCTCGACGGTTCACAGTCCACGCTGTCGCTGCGCGACCCCGTGAGTCTACTGCAGCAACTGGTCGCGATTCCCAGCGTCAATCCGATGGGGAAGGATCTCACCGGCCCGATCTACTTCGAACATGGGATGACAAACTGGCTGATTCGTTTTTTTCAGCAGTTGGACATTCCGTACGAAGTGCATGAGGTGAGCCGTGGTCGCTGCAATGTGGTTGCCAGACTCGATTCGCCGGACGCGCCAAGCACGGTTTTGCTCGACGCCCATCAGGACACCGTGCCGGTCGACGGGATGGAGATCGATCCGTTCAAGCCGGTCATCCGCGACGGGCGTCTCTATGGTCGCGGCGCGTGTGACGTGAAAGGGGGGATGGCGGCGATGCTGGCCGCGTTTGCCCGCCTGGCCCAGACCCGACCGTCCGGTGCGGCGAACGTGGTGATGTCCTGCACCTGCGACGAAGAATACACGGCGACCGGCGCCGAAAGCCTGGCCCGGCATTGGCTGCAGTCGGATCTGCCGGATTCGCTGATCTCGTCTCCGCCGGATCTCTGCATTGTGGCGGAGCCGACCGATTTGCATGTCGTGGTCGCTCATCGCGGCGTGCTCCGCTGGAAGCTGCGAACGCTGGGACGGGCATGTCACAGTTCCCGTCCGCACGAAGGGCGGAACGCCATCTACAGCATGGCACAAGTGCTGCAGGTGTTGCAGCAGTATGCGGAGGATCTTCCGCGGATGTCAGGCAGTCATCCGTTGTGCGGCACGGCGACGCTGAGCGTCGGGCGGATCAATGGAGGAACGAGCGTGAATATCGTGCCGCACGAGTGCGAGATCGAAATCGACCGCAGACTCATTCCCGGTGAGCATCCAGAGACGGTGCTGGCAGATCTCAATGCCTATCTGCACAGTCGCACGAATGCGGAATACGAGATGCTGCCCGCGTGGATCGTGGCAGCCCCATTGGCCGATGGCGATAACCATGTCTGGGCTGACCGTTTGTTACGTCAAATTGCAGAGGTCTCCGGCGTGCGTGAGAAGCAGGGCGCCTGGTACGGGACCAACGCGTCGAGCTTCGCCGCGGCCGGCGTGCCGTCCATCGTGTACGGACCCGGTTCGATTGCCCAGGCGCATACCGCTGATGAGTGGATCGAACTGACGCAGCTCGAACAGGCGAGCGAAACCTATTACCGATTCTGCACCGATCCAATCGAAGGGGTCAGGGGCGAGGGGACAGGGGTCAGGGAAATTCAGGAAATGGGTTCGGCCGATGGCTGTTGA
- a CDS encoding MFS transporter, which yields MTANRAASSTVLLALLVLAIGINYIDRGSLSVVKTNVAAEFQLDNAQMGLLFSAFFWSYALSQIAAGWCVDRFDVKWLYAGGFLIWSVATVLMALSNGFALFLLLRLVLGVGESVAFPASSRVIVMNFKEDRRGIANALIDAASKLGPTISLLLGGLLVANHGWRMLFLVVGLGGMLWLPVWLYFVPSQHRAASGSHAHAGIGFGTLMSRREVWGTSLGFFCLGYTWAFLLSWLPAYLEESRGFTKESMAIFGSMPFAAMAATSIFGGWLSDRLIRGGGTPTRVRKSFLIGGLLLCAVFMYSAMAVEDHGACILLLCLACASLGFYTSNVWAVTQTLAGPNAAGQWTGLQNAIGNVGSAISPALTGWLVKETGTYSSAFAAASAILVAGVFAYVLLIRQVSPLDWRVAPQQA from the coding sequence ATGACGGCAAATCGCGCGGCGTCTTCGACTGTGCTGCTGGCGTTGCTGGTGCTGGCCATCGGTATCAACTACATCGATCGGGGTAGCCTGTCGGTCGTGAAGACGAATGTCGCGGCTGAATTTCAGCTCGATAACGCGCAGATGGGGCTGTTGTTCTCGGCGTTCTTCTGGAGTTATGCCCTGTCGCAGATTGCGGCGGGCTGGTGCGTCGACCGTTTCGACGTGAAATGGCTCTACGCAGGCGGGTTTCTGATCTGGTCGGTCGCCACGGTGCTGATGGCGCTCTCGAACGGGTTCGCTCTGTTCCTCCTGCTCCGGCTGGTGCTGGGAGTCGGCGAAAGCGTGGCGTTTCCGGCATCGTCCCGCGTGATCGTGATGAACTTCAAAGAAGACCGGCGAGGCATCGCGAATGCCTTGATCGATGCGGCATCCAAACTGGGACCGACCATCAGTCTGCTCCTCGGCGGCTTGCTGGTGGCGAATCACGGCTGGCGGATGCTGTTTCTGGTGGTGGGACTGGGGGGGATGCTGTGGCTGCCGGTCTGGCTGTATTTCGTCCCCTCGCAGCACCGCGCCGCATCAGGGTCACACGCTCACGCGGGCATTGGCTTCGGAACGCTGATGTCGCGGCGGGAAGTCTGGGGGACGTCGCTCGGGTTCTTTTGCCTGGGCTACACTTGGGCGTTCTTGCTGTCGTGGCTCCCGGCCTATCTCGAAGAGTCGCGGGGCTTCACCAAGGAGTCGATGGCCATCTTCGGCTCCATGCCGTTCGCGGCGATGGCGGCGACGTCGATCTTCGGAGGCTGGCTGTCAGATCGTTTGATTCGCGGAGGTGGAACTCCCACCCGCGTCCGGAAGTCTTTTTTGATTGGCGGACTGCTGCTGTGTGCGGTCTTCATGTATTCGGCGATGGCGGTTGAAGATCATGGCGCCTGCATTTTGCTGTTGTGTCTCGCCTGTGCCTCGCTGGGGTTCTACACCTCGAACGTCTGGGCAGTCACGCAGACGTTGGCAGGGCCAAACGCGGCAGGGCAGTGGACCGGACTGCAGAACGCCATCGGCAATGTCGGCAGCGCCATTTCGCCGGCGCTGACCGGCTGGCTCGTCAAAGAGACCGGAACCTATTCGTCCGCCTTTGCGGCGGCGTCAGCGATCCTTGTGGCCGGAGTCTTCGCCTATGTGTTGCTGATTCGACAGGTCTCGCCGCTCGATTGGCGCGTCGCGCCGCAACAGGCATAG
- a CDS encoding amidohydrolase family protein, translating into MHLPALTQDLTRRHFVQAAALSALPVLMPGFAKGAEMTGDIDAHVHVWTPDTTAYPLAPGFEKSSMKPLSFTPDELFAECRPVGVNRIVLIQMSFYQYDNRYMLEAIAKYPDVFRGVAVINHDASDACDVMRKLAGQGVTGFRLYANAKAVESWSQSEAMQKMWKCAAETKQAICLLANPDALPGIHQMCKQHPETKVVVDHFGRVGIDGTIRSSDLDNLCRLAEFPKLFVKTSAFYALGQKQPPYLDLAPMIRRLRDTFGAARLMWASDCPFQVQNEHSYAASISLIRDRLDFLTPDDKTWILRKTAEQVYWS; encoded by the coding sequence ATGCATCTGCCAGCGCTCACGCAGGATTTGACTCGCCGCCACTTCGTACAGGCGGCCGCGCTGTCGGCGCTGCCGGTACTGATGCCAGGATTTGCGAAGGGGGCTGAAATGACGGGGGATATCGATGCCCATGTGCATGTCTGGACGCCGGACACCACTGCTTATCCGCTGGCTCCGGGGTTTGAGAAGTCGTCAATGAAGCCGTTGAGCTTTACGCCCGACGAACTGTTTGCCGAGTGCCGGCCTGTCGGGGTCAACCGCATCGTCCTGATTCAGATGAGCTTCTATCAGTACGACAACCGGTACATGCTGGAAGCGATTGCCAAATACCCAGACGTGTTTCGCGGCGTGGCGGTCATCAACCATGATGCTTCGGATGCCTGTGACGTGATGCGGAAGCTAGCAGGGCAGGGTGTCACAGGGTTTCGACTGTATGCGAACGCCAAGGCGGTCGAGTCATGGAGCCAGTCCGAGGCGATGCAGAAGATGTGGAAGTGTGCGGCGGAGACGAAGCAGGCGATCTGTCTGCTGGCAAATCCGGATGCGCTGCCTGGCATTCACCAGATGTGCAAACAGCATCCTGAAACCAAAGTGGTCGTCGATCATTTCGGCCGAGTGGGGATCGACGGCACAATTCGGTCATCCGATCTCGACAACCTGTGCCGGCTGGCGGAGTTCCCGAAGTTGTTCGTGAAGACCTCGGCGTTCTACGCGCTCGGGCAGAAGCAGCCGCCGTATCTGGATCTCGCTCCGATGATCCGTCGCCTGCGGGATACCTTTGGCGCTGCTCGACTGATGTGGGCGAGCGACTGCCCGTTTCAGGTGCAGAATGAGCACTCCTATGCCGCGTCTATCTCACTGATTCGCGACCGGCTCGATTTCCTGACGCCGGATGATAAAACCTGGATCTTGCGTAAGACCGCCGAACAGGTGTACTGGTCGTAG
- a CDS encoding GAF domain-containing protein, whose protein sequence is MTFQLRETAVPVDKAEFYAQLQADLAALLADERDFLANMANSAALLFHSLQEINWAGFYLLKGGELVLGPFQGKPACVRIGLGRGVCGTAASSRQTVVVPDVHAFPGHIACDAASRSEIVVPLLKGDDLIGVLDIDSPIAGRFDETDAAGLEAVARTLLEASN, encoded by the coding sequence ATGACGTTTCAACTGCGAGAGACCGCTGTTCCCGTCGATAAAGCCGAGTTTTATGCTCAGTTGCAAGCCGATCTCGCAGCCCTGCTGGCGGACGAACGAGACTTTCTCGCAAATATGGCGAACAGTGCAGCGCTCCTATTTCACTCGTTGCAGGAGATCAACTGGGCCGGCTTCTATCTTCTGAAAGGCGGCGAACTGGTCCTCGGCCCGTTTCAGGGAAAGCCGGCCTGTGTCCGGATTGGCTTGGGACGGGGAGTTTGCGGGACTGCGGCCTCAAGTCGGCAAACGGTGGTCGTGCCGGACGTGCATGCGTTTCCAGGTCATATCGCCTGCGATGCGGCGTCGCGTTCGGAAATTGTGGTTCCGCTGTTGAAGGGCGACGACTTAATTGGAGTTCTGGATATCGACAGCCCAATCGCGGGCCGCTTCGATGAGACCGATGCCGCCGGCCTGGAAGCCGTCGCGCGGACGCTGCTCGAAGCTTCGAACTGA
- a CDS encoding transglutaminase-like domain-containing protein, with product MLIRVGYEIELSFPQPTAVILTLHVHQDRAGSIRTPEQLTVEPYVPMSSYTDSFGNWCDRLFVTSGRMIVRNNAVVEDSGLPDVQNWNAIQHPVQDLPDETLLFLLASRYCEVDSELKDIAGSMFNSTTPGWPRVQAICNFVKQHLHFNYMNARSNRTSLEAYRERSGVCRDFTHLAITLCRCMNIPARYCTGYLGDIGVPVSADPMDFSAWFEAYIGGTWYAFDPRNNIPRIGRILMARGRDAADAALTTTFGLSRLESFKVWTDEVTSLS from the coding sequence ATGTTGATTCGTGTTGGTTATGAGATTGAATTGAGCTTTCCGCAGCCCACAGCGGTGATCTTGACTCTGCATGTGCATCAGGACCGTGCGGGTTCGATCCGCACGCCTGAGCAACTCACGGTCGAGCCGTATGTCCCGATGTCGAGTTACACCGATTCGTTCGGAAACTGGTGCGACCGGCTGTTTGTCACGTCTGGCCGCATGATTGTTCGGAATAATGCTGTCGTCGAAGACTCTGGTCTGCCCGACGTGCAGAACTGGAATGCGATTCAGCATCCGGTGCAGGATCTGCCAGATGAAACGCTGCTGTTTCTGCTGGCGAGCCGCTACTGCGAGGTGGACAGCGAGCTGAAGGACATCGCCGGTTCGATGTTCAATTCGACGACGCCTGGCTGGCCCCGCGTGCAGGCGATCTGCAACTTCGTCAAACAGCATTTGCACTTCAACTATATGAACGCCCGGTCCAATCGCACTTCGCTTGAAGCCTATCGCGAGCGGAGCGGGGTTTGCCGCGATTTCACGCATCTGGCGATCACGCTGTGCCGCTGCATGAACATTCCTGCACGATACTGCACAGGCTATCTGGGGGACATCGGCGTGCCGGTCTCGGCCGATCCAATGGACTTCAGCGCCTGGTTTGAGGCCTATATTGGCGGAACGTGGTACGCCTTTGACCCGCGAAACAACATTCCCCGGATTGGCCGGATTCTGATGGCCCGTGGCCGCGACGCCGCCGACGCCGCCCTGACGACGACCTTCGGTCTCAGCCGGCTGGAGTCGTTTAAGGTCTGGACGGATGAAGTCACGTCGCTGAGTTAA
- a CDS encoding lysophospholipid acyltransferase family protein, protein MRIRNDGLKQLAMLVAAAGMRMLFRTVRVEFQLAQSDADPYKPITGPTYTFCVWHDSLVMPLFVGKQPNTMAIVGQHEDGNYIAHLLRAVGLHCVRGSSSKGGAQALRQILEQGASGHFVLTPDGPRGPRREMKAGCAYLAAKSGKPVVPTAFACNRFWSVGTGWTDMVIPGLFSKVYVLTGTPIAIPANANREELAEFTRLIENEMQRVNDQAERLVAGLPGNPPDEALVTADQQADPLASE, encoded by the coding sequence TTGAGAATTCGCAACGACGGTTTGAAACAACTCGCGATGCTGGTCGCGGCGGCGGGGATGCGGATGTTGTTTCGGACCGTGCGGGTCGAGTTTCAGCTCGCCCAGTCGGATGCGGATCCCTACAAGCCGATTACGGGACCAACCTATACGTTTTGCGTATGGCACGACTCGCTCGTCATGCCGTTGTTCGTGGGCAAGCAGCCGAACACGATGGCGATTGTCGGCCAGCACGAAGACGGAAACTACATTGCTCACCTGCTCCGTGCCGTGGGACTACACTGCGTACGCGGGTCCAGTTCGAAAGGCGGTGCACAGGCGCTGCGACAGATTCTCGAACAGGGGGCCAGCGGCCACTTTGTGCTGACGCCGGATGGACCGAGGGGACCGCGCCGTGAAATGAAGGCGGGCTGCGCCTATCTCGCTGCGAAGTCCGGCAAGCCGGTCGTCCCGACCGCGTTTGCCTGCAACCGTTTCTGGTCCGTTGGAACCGGCTGGACCGACATGGTCATCCCCGGGCTCTTCTCGAAAGTGTATGTCCTGACCGGAACTCCCATTGCGATTCCGGCCAATGCGAACCGCGAAGAACTGGCCGAGTTCACCCGGCTTATCGAAAACGAGATGCAGCGGGTGAACGATCAAGCCGAACGACTCGTCGCCGGATTGCCTGGCAATCCGCCGGACGAAGCCCTTGTGACAGCCGACCAGCAGGCTGATCCTCTTGCGAGTGAGTAA